From Saprospiraceae bacterium, one genomic window encodes:
- a CDS encoding T9SS type A sorting domain-containing protein, whose protein sequence is MNSSNLNNPNKKSLISVIVRIFFTIIGTIFITNRGFSQDIWNSTQGPSGCIPFDIAIDKNKWAVILQNDGIYLSLDKGLSWQRKSKGLIINEYFKATLDFGPDGTLFAILNSKLYILKPNFDEWEEASLPIGIENITISPNGTIFVVEASAPFGLYISKDNGKKFNHYSYNVYIEKYIFNGENNNFIIAHTDKSRYNLFKITDDGIISKELYKLNYFENYLIWHPSKKLLIPSGSNGILVFDEFGNYEMSNPHIPHRIFSNQNGNLFISTPHGDYISENLGKNWKPTGNSNNSRFNSFAKIHLDHDLMVIVSNDSDEGFISSKDHGKSWTSHFQMFKTPYINELITCQNNPYMFSIVRGNPNLLRYNIIQGLWVDIKCPITANEMFINTKDQVFIKNNSTVYKSIDYGNSWTKFSINDDSTFLYLYSDGKDFFIAQMELYTYISKNGGIDWILTETPFGLNDIVNFKSHRNGSVFVLTSHNKIIYISYDLGKNWNSIRLNQGILSMDILEDGSIYLQFLSNQNMSGGIYRSLDLLCSYEFVSNEHYLDLILKNQVLYKSDSRNDIRFSLDSGKTWNSLQSGLPINKYFTKLVKGPDDHLYLSAFQDAVYKTIKPINLLINSNDIENNHSINLYLLGDELHIATELNFHEVSIYSLVGRPVIVIPNYIENINITNLPSGCYVLVLRNEENIPYSKKFVKF, encoded by the coding sequence GTGAATTCATCTAATCTTAATAATCCAAATAAGAAATCTCTTATTTCTGTTATTGTTCGAATTTTCTTTACCATAATTGGTACAATTTTTATAACCAATAGAGGTTTTTCCCAAGATATTTGGAATAGCACACAAGGCCCATCAGGTTGTATTCCATTTGATATTGCAATTGATAAAAATAAGTGGGCTGTTATTCTTCAAAATGACGGTATCTATCTATCTCTAGACAAAGGATTGTCGTGGCAAAGAAAATCAAAAGGACTAATTATAAATGAGTATTTTAAGGCTACTTTAGATTTTGGGCCAGATGGTACTTTATTTGCTATTCTAAATTCAAAATTATATATTCTAAAACCAAACTTTGATGAATGGGAAGAAGCCAGTTTACCAATAGGAATAGAAAATATTACAATCTCACCCAATGGAACTATCTTTGTTGTAGAAGCCAGTGCACCATTTGGGCTTTATATTTCTAAAGACAATGGCAAAAAATTTAATCATTATTCTTATAATGTGTACATTGAAAAATATATATTTAATGGTGAAAACAATAATTTCATCATTGCTCATACAGATAAATCAAGGTACAATTTATTTAAAATAACTGACGATGGGATAATTTCAAAAGAATTATATAAATTAAATTATTTTGAAAATTATTTGATTTGGCATCCTTCTAAAAAACTGCTTATTCCTTCAGGCTCGAATGGCATTTTAGTTTTTGATGAATTTGGTAACTATGAAATGTCCAATCCTCACATTCCACATCGTATATTTTCAAATCAAAATGGAAATTTATTTATAAGCACTCCTCATGGGGATTATATTTCAGAAAATCTAGGAAAAAATTGGAAGCCAACAGGCAATTCCAATAACAGTCGTTTTAATTCCTTTGCGAAAATACATTTAGACCATGATTTAATGGTTATTGTAAGTAATGATTCCGATGAAGGTTTTATTTCGAGCAAAGATCATGGAAAATCTTGGACATCTCATTTTCAAATGTTTAAAACGCCATACATTAATGAATTGATTACATGTCAAAATAATCCTTACATGTTTTCTATAGTTCGAGGCAACCCAAATCTTCTAAGATACAATATAATTCAAGGTTTGTGGGTCGACATAAAATGTCCAATCACTGCAAATGAAATGTTTATTAATACAAAAGACCAGGTTTTTATCAAAAACAATTCTACTGTATATAAAAGCATTGATTATGGCAATAGTTGGACAAAATTTTCCATAAACGATGATAGTACATTTTTATATCTCTACTCTGATGGCAAGGATTTTTTTATTGCACAAATGGAGTTATATACATATATTAGTAAAAATGGAGGAATTGACTGGATCCTTACGGAAACTCCTTTTGGATTAAATGATATTGTAAATTTTAAATCTCATCGAAATGGAAGTGTATTTGTTTTAACCAGTCATAATAAAATAATTTACATATCTTATGACTTGGGCAAAAATTGGAACTCAATACGATTAAATCAAGGTATTTTAAGTATGGATATTTTAGAGGATGGTTCAATTTACCTACAGTTCCTTTCAAACCAAAATATGAGTGGTGGAATTTATCGCTCGTTGGACTTATTATGCAGCTATGAATTTGTAAGCAACGAACATTACCTAGATTTAATATTAAAGAATCAAGTATTATATAAATCAGATTCTAGAAATGATATTAGATTTAGTCTTGATTCAGGAAAAACATGGAATTCACTTCAATCAGGCCTACCAATCAATAAGTACTTTACAAAATTAGTTAAAGGACCTGATGATCACCTTTATTTATCGGCTTTTCAAGACGCTGTATACAAGACAATCAAACCAATAAATCTCCTAATTAATTCAAATGACATCGAAAATAATCATTCGATAAATTTATACTTATTAGGAGATGAATTGCACATCGCAACCGAACTAAATTTCCATGAAGTAAGTATTTATTCTTTGGTTGGAAGACCTGTTATCGTAATACCAAATTACATTGAAAACATCAATATTACCAATTTGCCCTCTGGTTGCTACGTGCTGGTTTTAAGAAATGAAGAAAATATTCCTTATTCAAAGAAATTTGTAAAATTTTAA
- the lepA gene encoding elongation factor 4 — translation MKLIRNFCVIAHIDHGKSTLSDRLLEFTKTISARDMQSQALDDMDLERERGITIKAHAIQLKYLHDDGQLYVFNLIDTPGHVDFSYEVSRSIAACEGALLLIDATQGIQAQTISNLYLALEHDLEIIPILNKIDMDNAMIDEVSDQIIDLLGCPKEEIILASGKTGIGVEAIMKAIVERIPPPKGNPEAPLQALVFDSVFNSFRGIIVYFRVLNGVIRKGDKVRFFNTGKDYIAEEVGYLQMNLVAMPQVNCGDVGYVITGIKEAKEIKVGDTLTLANNPCEQAIQGFEEVKPMVFAGIFPIENEHFEDLRDSLEKLQLNDSSLVYEPESSVALGFGFRCGFLGMLHLEIIQERLSREFNQEVITTVPNVSYIAKTTKGEILKINTPNDLPEPNYLEYVEEPYIRSKIITKPDFIGTIIKLCMEKRGNLEKQHYLTPERVELTFDMPLAEIVFDFYDRLKSSTKGYASFDYYPLDYRKSDLIKMDIKLNGDNVDALSALVHRSKAESVGRKMCKKLKEILPQHQFVIAIQAAIGAKIIARETISALRKDVTAKCYGGDISRKRKLLEKQKEGKKKMRQIGSVEVPQKAFLDVLKLDD, via the coding sequence ATGAAATTAATCCGCAATTTTTGTGTCATTGCCCATATTGATCATGGCAAAAGTACTTTATCCGATAGACTTTTAGAGTTTACGAAAACCATTTCTGCCAGAGACATGCAATCTCAGGCTTTGGATGATATGGACCTTGAACGCGAAAGAGGGATCACCATCAAAGCACATGCCATCCAGTTAAAATATCTGCATGATGACGGACAGTTGTATGTGTTCAATCTGATTGATACACCGGGTCACGTTGATTTTTCGTACGAGGTGAGCCGTTCAATCGCGGCTTGTGAAGGTGCATTGTTGCTCATTGATGCCACTCAAGGTATACAAGCTCAGACCATTTCTAATCTTTATCTTGCTTTGGAGCACGATTTGGAGATTATTCCCATTCTCAATAAGATTGACATGGACAATGCAATGATTGATGAGGTCTCCGATCAGATCATCGATCTGTTGGGTTGTCCAAAAGAAGAAATCATTTTGGCAAGCGGCAAAACAGGAATCGGAGTAGAAGCAATCATGAAAGCGATTGTCGAGCGAATTCCACCACCCAAAGGAAATCCGGAAGCTCCCTTACAAGCCCTGGTTTTTGATTCGGTTTTCAATTCATTTAGAGGAATCATTGTTTATTTCCGGGTGCTCAATGGTGTAATTCGCAAAGGAGATAAAGTGCGCTTTTTCAATACCGGAAAAGATTACATTGCTGAAGAAGTAGGCTATCTGCAAATGAATCTAGTGGCAATGCCACAGGTCAATTGCGGTGATGTAGGGTATGTAATTACAGGAATTAAAGAGGCCAAGGAAATCAAGGTGGGTGATACCCTGACCTTAGCCAATAATCCCTGTGAACAAGCCATACAAGGTTTTGAAGAAGTAAAACCAATGGTCTTTGCTGGTATTTTTCCCATTGAGAACGAGCATTTTGAAGATCTCAGAGATAGTTTGGAGAAATTGCAGCTCAATGATTCATCTCTGGTTTACGAGCCAGAATCTTCTGTGGCACTTGGATTTGGTTTCAGATGTGGTTTCCTTGGAATGTTACACTTGGAGATAATTCAGGAGAGACTCAGCCGTGAATTCAATCAGGAAGTGATTACAACGGTTCCCAATGTCTCATATATTGCCAAGACCACAAAAGGAGAGATTTTAAAAATTAATACTCCCAACGATTTACCAGAACCCAACTATCTGGAATACGTTGAAGAACCCTATATTCGGTCCAAGATCATTACCAAACCTGATTTCATAGGAACGATCATCAAGCTTTGCATGGAGAAAAGAGGCAACCTCGAAAAGCAACATTACCTCACGCCTGAAAGAGTCGAATTAACTTTTGACATGCCTTTGGCTGAAATCGTATTTGACTTTTATGATCGGTTAAAATCTTCGACCAAAGGGTATGCTTCGTTTGATTACTATCCATTGGATTACCGCAAGTCTGATTTAATCAAAATGGACATCAAACTCAATGGCGATAATGTTGATGCCCTTTCTGCATTGGTACACCGCTCAAAAGCAGAGTCGGTTGGACGTAAGATGTGTAAAAAACTCAAGGAAATACTTCCGCAGCATCAGTTTGTGATCGCAATTCAAGCAGCCATTGGTGCCAAGATCATCGCCAGAGAGACGATATCGGCACTTCGCAAGGACGTAACAGCAAAATGTTATGGTGGCGATATTTCAAGAAAGAGAAAGTTGCTGGAAAAACAAAAGGAAGGAAAAAAGAAAATGCGGCAAATTGGTTCTGTAGAAGTACCGCAGAAAGCCTTTCTGGATGTGCTTAAACTTGACGACTAG
- a CDS encoding DUF962 domain-containing protein has product MRAIDQLLITYGESHQNASNKLIHWICVPLIMFSLVGLIRQIPFPSDIIGLNWAVVFLLLALGYYFRLSFMMFLGFVLISLVMLLGVEYLHHLAVWNNWSPSLIFLVIFAIAWIGQFYGHHIEGKRPSFLQDLQFLLIGPAWLLHFIYKKLGVRY; this is encoded by the coding sequence ATGCGTGCCATCGATCAACTGCTCATCACTTATGGAGAGAGCCACCAAAATGCATCCAATAAACTCATTCATTGGATTTGTGTGCCTCTGATCATGTTTAGCCTTGTAGGACTTATTCGTCAAATACCCTTCCCTTCAGACATCATCGGCCTCAATTGGGCTGTGGTCTTCTTGCTATTGGCCTTAGGATACTATTTCCGATTGTCCTTTATGATGTTCCTCGGATTTGTGTTGATTAGTCTGGTCATGTTGTTGGGTGTAGAATATCTCCACCATTTGGCTGTGTGGAACAATTGGAGCCCTAGCCTGATCTTCCTTGTCATTTTTGCCATAGCCTGGATTGGACAGTTTTATGGCCATCATATAGAAGGTAAAAGACCTTCCTTCCTCCAAGACCTACAATTCTTATTGATAGGCCCTGCTTGGCTATTACATTTTATTTATAAAAAACTAGGAGTCAGATATTAA
- a CDS encoding TlpA family protein disulfide reductase, whose translation MKSILACLIISLAFFLNACQDGTCIQGHFSDAGEMNVSLERIGLDNTSVSVDNQKMSDGKFKFLAKEGLKPGLYRIRLGQQQMIFVLDGTEKDIKLSGTLAGLNQGNYDVTGSAAASEVINVLKELSQGQLTADLAKSKIDAAQNPLSAGLLAVQLLGFRPEFIESHKAVAKNMKEKYPESEFTKSYESLIVQVEQQVMAEKATGSIQVGMPAPDIDLPSPKGKNYKLSDLKGKVVLIDFWASWCGPCRRANPHVVDIYKRYKSKGFTVYSVSLDGVDSRTKAQLGDPGQIQEFTDRAKAAWVGAIEKDQLEWDTHVSDLKKWECAPAQTYGVRSIPKTFLVDKDGNIAAIDPRDNLEEEVKKLL comes from the coding sequence ATGAAATCGATTCTAGCATGTTTGATAATTAGTTTGGCATTTTTTCTAAATGCCTGTCAGGATGGCACCTGCATTCAAGGTCATTTTTCAGACGCGGGAGAAATGAATGTGAGCCTTGAAAGGATTGGACTGGACAATACCTCGGTGAGTGTTGACAACCAAAAAATGAGCGATGGTAAATTTAAATTTTTGGCCAAAGAAGGACTCAAACCGGGTCTCTACCGAATCCGATTGGGTCAACAGCAAATGATTTTTGTTTTGGATGGAACTGAAAAAGACATAAAACTGAGTGGCACACTGGCAGGACTCAATCAGGGGAATTACGATGTGACGGGCTCAGCAGCTGCTTCAGAAGTGATAAATGTACTGAAAGAATTAAGCCAAGGGCAATTGACTGCAGACCTAGCAAAGTCTAAGATTGATGCAGCACAAAATCCCCTTTCAGCGGGCTTATTGGCTGTCCAACTCCTAGGATTCAGACCTGAATTTATAGAGTCTCATAAGGCCGTGGCTAAAAATATGAAGGAAAAATATCCAGAGAGTGAATTTACCAAATCGTATGAGAGCCTGATCGTACAAGTAGAACAACAGGTCATGGCTGAAAAAGCCACCGGTTCCATCCAAGTGGGTATGCCAGCTCCTGACATTGATCTTCCATCTCCAAAAGGTAAAAATTATAAACTATCAGATTTAAAGGGCAAGGTGGTTTTGATTGATTTTTGGGCAAGTTGGTGTGGCCCCTGCAGAAGAGCGAATCCACATGTGGTGGACATCTATAAAAGATACAAATCAAAGGGTTTCACAGTTTACAGTGTTTCTTTGGACGGTGTGGATAGCCGAACCAAAGCGCAATTGGGGGATCCGGGACAAATACAAGAATTTACGGATCGGGCAAAAGCAGCATGGGTCGGAGCCATCGAAAAAGATCAGTTAGAGTGGGACACCCACGTCAGCGATCTAAAAAAATGGGAATGTGCCCCTGCTCAAACATACGGTGTTAGATCGATCCCCAAGACCTTTCTGGTGGATAAAGATGGCAATATTGCCGCCATTGACCCAAGAGACAATTTGGAAGAAGAAGTTAAGAAATTGCTTTAA
- a CDS encoding arginine--tRNA ligase gives MDIFTELHDAVNNAIQTLNGSPAFAGDIVITPCKREFGKDFTLVLFGLSKKWGKNPETLGREIGEIMLAQNSISSFEVIKGFLNFSLPDDIWIRISEQLYTNTVEQQILVKDRFKYLIEYCSPNTNKPLHLGHVRNILLGWSVYLIQKSLGHDVSTTQVINDRGIAICKSMLAWQKFASGKTPETEMIKSDHFVGEYYVLFETKFKEEFEAWQKSEAGIHTFDQLKKENETLAEFFKRFKNEYFSKLSPLGKEASEMLRKWESGDPDTKLLWSQMNQWVYAGFEQTQKLLGVGFDFTYYESETYLLGKDLIKQGLENGVFHTEEGGAVYVDLTDVGLDKKYLLRSDGTSIYITQDLGTAVERHKNHKSDRYIYIVADEQDYHFQVLFEILRRLKVPFANGLYHLNYGMVELPSGRMKSREGTVVDADDLIAEVINEASVLAQERGELESLTNEMKTEIISQIGLSALKYQLLKVHPKKRMIFDPAESVDMQGNTGPYILNAYVRIKSILRKTESNARINPTSILQEEKDLLNLLIHYPKTIQDAGQNLDPSQLANYLYQMAKDFHKYYHDIRILNAETEEAKNWRILLVQIFAKYLHHGMSCLGIEMPERM, from the coding sequence ATGGATATCTTTACTGAGTTACACGATGCTGTGAACAATGCCATTCAAACCTTGAATGGATCTCCTGCATTTGCAGGGGACATTGTGATCACTCCCTGTAAAAGAGAATTTGGAAAAGATTTTACATTGGTGCTTTTTGGGCTTTCCAAAAAATGGGGCAAAAACCCGGAAACTTTGGGTCGCGAGATTGGCGAAATCATGCTTGCACAGAATTCCATTTCATCCTTTGAAGTGATCAAAGGTTTTCTCAATTTCAGTCTACCTGATGACATCTGGATTCGTATATCTGAACAGCTTTACACAAATACGGTCGAACAACAGATTCTTGTTAAAGATCGGTTCAAATATTTGATCGAATATTGCTCTCCAAACACCAATAAACCCCTTCATTTGGGCCATGTGCGCAATATTCTCCTGGGTTGGTCTGTGTATCTGATTCAAAAATCTTTGGGGCATGATGTAAGTACCACTCAGGTAATCAACGATCGGGGCATTGCCATCTGCAAGAGTATGCTGGCCTGGCAGAAATTTGCATCTGGCAAGACACCAGAGACTGAAATGATTAAATCCGACCATTTTGTGGGGGAATATTATGTTTTATTTGAAACAAAATTTAAAGAAGAATTCGAGGCCTGGCAGAAATCAGAAGCAGGAATCCATACTTTTGACCAGCTGAAAAAGGAAAATGAGACTTTGGCTGAATTTTTCAAACGGTTTAAAAATGAATATTTTTCAAAGCTTAGCCCTCTGGGAAAGGAAGCTTCAGAAATGTTGAGAAAATGGGAGAGTGGAGATCCGGATACCAAATTGCTTTGGAGTCAAATGAACCAATGGGTCTATGCAGGCTTTGAGCAAACCCAAAAGCTTCTTGGAGTAGGTTTTGATTTTACTTATTACGAATCTGAAACTTACCTTTTGGGGAAAGACCTGATCAAGCAAGGCCTCGAAAATGGAGTTTTTCATACTGAGGAAGGAGGAGCAGTTTATGTTGATCTGACCGATGTCGGACTTGACAAAAAATATCTACTTAGATCTGACGGGACCTCCATTTACATTACCCAGGATCTTGGCACTGCGGTGGAGAGGCATAAAAACCATAAGTCCGATAGGTACATTTACATCGTTGCGGATGAGCAAGATTATCACTTTCAGGTATTGTTTGAAATATTACGGCGGCTAAAGGTACCTTTTGCGAATGGACTTTATCATCTCAATTATGGAATGGTCGAACTCCCTTCCGGTAGAATGAAGTCCCGCGAAGGCACCGTGGTTGACGCTGACGACCTTATTGCTGAAGTAATCAATGAAGCCAGTGTGTTGGCACAGGAAAGAGGTGAATTGGAAAGTTTGACCAACGAAATGAAAACCGAGATCATTTCTCAGATTGGACTTTCTGCACTCAAATACCAATTGCTTAAGGTTCACCCAAAAAAGCGGATGATTTTTGATCCGGCAGAGTCTGTTGACATGCAAGGCAATACCGGGCCCTATATTTTGAATGCGTATGTGAGGATTAAGTCCATTCTCAGAAAGACAGAAAGCAATGCAAGAATTAATCCGACGTCCATTTTACAAGAAGAAAAGGATCTGCTGAACTTACTGATTCATTATCCAAAAACCATACAGGATGCCGGACAAAATCTGGATCCATCTCAATTGGCCAATTATCTTTATCAAATGGCCAAAGATTTTCACAAATATTACCATGACATTAGAATTTTAAACGCTGAAACCGAAGAGGCAAAAAATTGGAGAATTTTATTGGTTCAAATTTTTGCCAAATACCTTCACCACGGAATGTCCTGTCTCGGAATTGAAATGCCAGAAAGAATGTAA
- a CDS encoding glutamine--tRNA ligase/YqeY domain fusion protein, whose amino-acid sequence MNEISHKANLNFIEEIIEEDIRSNKHGGRIHTRFPPEPNGYLHIGHAKSICLNFGLAEKYGGKANLRFDDTNPVTEEIEYIESIKEDIRWLGFDWEDREFFASDYFPQFYQFAIQLIKAGKAYVDHSTQEEISKMRGVPTSPGIESPFRKRSVAENLALFEDMKNGKFKEGECVLRAKINMASPNMHLRDPILYRILFTPHHRTGNTWCIYPMYDFAHGQSDSIEGITHSICTLEFENHRPLYEWFIQELGIFPSRQIEFARLNVEYMMMSKRKLLLLVNEKIVSGWDDPRMPTISGMRRRGYPPEALRKFATEVGVAKRENLIEYVRLENAVREQLNNVAIRAMAVLRPLKVIISNYPEGMEWLPVENNPEDPNAGTREIPFGKEIYIEQEDFMEIPPPKYFRLSPGGMARLKAAYIIRCDEVVKNEDGSILHLLCSYFPESKSGSDQSGLKVKTTIHWIECQHALKAEIRLYEKLFDVKEPAGSDEDFRTLLHPNSLEVIEGAWIEPSLANAEIHQSYQFMRTGYFCLDKDSTKDHLIFNRTATLKETWLKT is encoded by the coding sequence ATGAACGAAATAAGTCATAAAGCAAACTTAAATTTTATAGAAGAAATCATTGAAGAAGACATTCGCTCCAACAAACATGGAGGAAGAATTCACACGCGATTTCCCCCAGAACCGAATGGGTATCTGCACATCGGTCATGCAAAATCAATCTGCTTGAATTTTGGATTGGCTGAAAAATATGGAGGAAAGGCCAATCTCCGATTTGATGACACCAATCCTGTAACGGAAGAAATAGAATATATAGAATCCATCAAGGAAGATATCCGATGGTTGGGGTTTGACTGGGAGGATCGGGAATTTTTTGCGTCCGACTATTTTCCTCAATTTTATCAATTCGCCATCCAACTGATCAAAGCCGGAAAAGCATATGTGGATCATAGCACGCAGGAGGAAATTAGTAAGATGCGGGGAGTGCCGACTTCGCCCGGCATTGAAAGTCCTTTTCGAAAACGCAGTGTAGCAGAAAACCTTGCTTTATTTGAGGACATGAAAAATGGAAAATTCAAAGAAGGTGAGTGTGTACTTCGGGCAAAGATTAACATGGCCTCTCCCAATATGCATTTACGCGACCCCATTCTTTACAGAATATTATTTACCCCTCATCACAGGACCGGAAATACCTGGTGCATTTATCCCATGTATGATTTTGCGCATGGTCAAAGCGATTCGATCGAAGGAATTACCCATTCTATTTGCACCTTGGAATTTGAAAACCACAGACCGCTGTATGAGTGGTTTATTCAGGAATTGGGGATATTTCCAAGTCGTCAAATTGAGTTTGCAAGACTCAATGTGGAGTATATGATGATGAGCAAAAGAAAATTGCTCTTATTGGTCAATGAAAAAATAGTAAGTGGATGGGATGACCCAAGAATGCCAACCATCAGTGGTATGCGTAGAAGAGGTTATCCACCCGAAGCATTGAGAAAATTTGCCACAGAAGTGGGCGTTGCTAAAAGAGAAAACCTGATAGAATATGTGAGGTTGGAAAATGCGGTGAGAGAACAACTCAACAATGTGGCCATCCGGGCCATGGCTGTACTTCGACCACTCAAAGTCATTATTAGCAACTATCCGGAAGGGATGGAGTGGTTGCCTGTAGAAAACAATCCAGAGGATCCCAATGCAGGAACCAGAGAAATTCCTTTTGGAAAGGAAATTTATATTGAGCAAGAAGATTTTATGGAAATACCTCCACCCAAATATTTTAGGTTGAGTCCCGGTGGTATGGCCAGGTTAAAAGCAGCATACATTATCCGATGTGATGAAGTGGTTAAGAATGAAGATGGAAGCATTTTACATCTTTTGTGTAGTTATTTTCCGGAGAGTAAATCAGGCTCTGATCAATCCGGTTTAAAAGTGAAGACGACCATTCATTGGATCGAATGCCAACATGCCTTAAAAGCTGAGATCAGATTGTACGAGAAACTATTTGATGTGAAAGAACCGGCAGGTTCAGACGAAGATTTTAGAACATTGCTGCATCCAAATTCATTGGAAGTCATTGAAGGAGCTTGGATAGAACCATCATTGGCAAATGCTGAAATACACCAGAGTTATCAATTTATGCGTACCGGATATTTTTGTTTGGACAAAGATTCTACCAAAGACCATTTGATATTTAATAGAACCGCGACGCTTAAAGAAACATGGCTTAAGACCTAG
- a CDS encoding aminotransferase class I/II-fold pyridoxal phosphate-dependent enzyme, whose protein sequence is MSQQIHPHQTPVYATAAFEFDQLTEGTNAFLSQPGTHVYSRYGNPTVEAVAESIANLEGMGVDGQTYAVMTGSGMAAIHLVVQALCRPGDVILTQEDLYGGTTELFFKLFKPFGVDLLTSDFAEEMDLTKLLNKFPIRLIYLETPTNPMLNCVDLEMVCQVATKAGVMVVVDNTFNTPYITRPLALGADLVIHSTTKFIHGHGYSTGGVVVGKSKELIMEKIWTVLKLNGSILSPFEAMLIQIGVKTLGLRIKQQSFNANQLAKYFQEHPKVKKVNYPGLPTHPHHRIAQKQMNAFGAMLSFELDLNLGEIESMLSGLGIGRIAPSLGEAETMIMHPASMSHLRMPEDQKKKFGITEGLIRLSIGLEDVEDQLDAWDSALRAV, encoded by the coding sequence TTGAGTCAACAAATACATCCCCACCAAACACCTGTTTACGCCACGGCTGCCTTTGAATTTGACCAATTGACAGAGGGGACAAACGCCTTTTTGAGCCAACCGGGCACCCATGTTTACAGTCGATATGGAAACCCAACGGTAGAAGCTGTGGCGGAATCAATTGCCAATTTGGAAGGCATGGGTGTGGACGGTCAAACTTATGCTGTTATGACGGGTTCTGGAATGGCAGCCATCCATTTGGTGGTTCAGGCTTTGTGCAGACCGGGAGATGTCATTTTAACCCAGGAAGATTTGTATGGAGGGACCACCGAGTTGTTTTTTAAACTGTTTAAACCATTTGGGGTGGATTTGCTGACTTCAGATTTTGCGGAGGAAATGGATTTAACCAAGCTTCTCAATAAATTTCCCATTAGACTCATTTATCTAGAGACTCCTACCAATCCAATGTTAAATTGTGTGGATTTGGAAATGGTTTGTCAAGTAGCAACAAAAGCAGGGGTGATGGTGGTGGTGGACAATACATTTAATACACCATATATCACTAGACCTTTGGCGCTGGGTGCAGATTTGGTCATCCATTCTACCACCAAATTTATACACGGCCACGGTTATTCTACGGGAGGGGTCGTTGTTGGCAAAAGCAAAGAGTTAATTATGGAAAAAATCTGGACGGTACTAAAGCTGAACGGATCAATTTTGAGCCCATTTGAAGCCATGCTGATTCAGATTGGAGTTAAAACACTGGGTTTGCGGATTAAGCAGCAGTCTTTCAATGCCAATCAACTGGCAAAATATTTTCAAGAGCATCCAAAAGTCAAAAAAGTGAATTATCCTGGTCTTCCTACCCATCCTCACCATCGGATTGCGCAAAAACAAATGAATGCTTTTGGTGCCATGTTGAGTTTTGAACTTGATCTAAACCTTGGTGAAATCGAAAGTATGTTGTCCGGTCTGGGTATTGGAAGAATAGCGCCATCATTGGGTGAGGCAGAGACTATGATCATGCACCCTGCCAGTATGTCCCATTTGAGAATGCCTGAAGATCAGAAGAAAAAATTTGGAATTACCGAAGGTTTGATCAGGCTTTCGATAGGCTTAGAAGATGTTGAAGATCAGCTCGATGCATGGGATTCGGCCCTGCGGGCAGTTTGA